A single Ammospiza caudacuta isolate bAmmCau1 chromosome 6, bAmmCau1.pri, whole genome shotgun sequence DNA region contains:
- the IVD gene encoding isovaleryl-CoA dehydrogenase, mitochondrial isoform X2 — protein sequence MWHIKLRQTMTKFCQEHLAPKAQQIDQENEFKGMRDFWKKLGELGVLGITAPAEYGGSALGYLDHVVVMEEISRASASVGLSYGAHSNLCINQLVRNGNEAQKHKYLPKLISGEHIGALAMSEPNSGSDVVSMKLKADKKGDFFVLNGNKFWITNGPDADVLIVYAKTDMNAVPASQGITAFIVERGMQGFRTAQKLDKLGMRGSNTCELIFEDCKVPAENVLGTLSKGVYVLMSGLDLERLVLSGGPLGLMQAVLDHAIPYLHVREAFGQKIGHFQLMQGKMADMYTRLMACRQYVYNVAKACDQGHFNAKDCAGVILYSAECATQVALDGIQCLGGNGYINDYPMGRFLRDAKLYEIGAGTSEVRRLVIGRAFNATFK from the exons ctTAGACAGACCATGACAAAGTTCTGCCAAGAGCATTTGGCTCCAAAGGCCCAACAGATTGACCAGGAAAATGAATTCAAAGGCATGCGG GACTTTTGGAAGAAACTTGGAGAACTGGGAGTTCTGGGAATCACAGCCCCTG CGGAATACggtggctctgccctggggtaCCTGGACCACGTGGTGGTGATGGAGGAGATCTCCCGAGCCTCAGCATCCGTGGGGCTCAGTTACGGGGCCCACTCCAACCTGTGCATCAACCAGCTCGTGCGCAACGGCAACGAGGCCCAGAAGCACAAGTACCTGCCCAAG CTAATCAGTGGGGAGCACATTGGAGCCTTAGCCATGAGTGAGCCAAATTCTGGCTCTGATGTTGTGTCCATGAAGCTGAAAGCAGACAAGAAAG GAGACTTCTTTGTTTTGAATGGGAACAAGTTCTGGATCACAAACGGGCCGGATGCGGACGTTCTCATCGTCTACGCTAAAACCGACATGAACGCTGTCCCAGCCTCCCAAGGCATAACTGCCTTCATCGTGGAGAGG GGAATGCAAGGTTTCAGGACAGCCCAGAAGCTGGATAAGCTGGGAATGAGAGGGTCTAATACCTGTGAATTGATCTTTGAAGACTGCAAGGTCCCTG CTGAAAATGtcttggggacactgagcaAAGGAGTGTATGTTCTGATGAGTGGATTGGACCTGGAGAGGCTCGTGCTGTCCGGGGGCCCCCTGGG GCTCATGCAAGCTGTTCTTGACCATGCAATTCCATACCTGCATGTCAGAGAAGCATTTGGACAGAAAATTGGTCACTTCCAG CTCATGCAGGGCAAGATGGCAGACATGTACACGCGGCTCATGGCCTGCCGGCAGTACGTCTACAACGTGGCCAAAGCCTGTGACCAGGGCCACTTCAATGCCAAG GACTGCGCCGGAGTGATCCTGTACTCAGCAGAGTGTGCGACGCAGGTGGCCCTGGACGGGATCCAGTGCCTGG GTGGGAACGGTTACATCAATGATTACCCTATGGGGCGCTTCCTGCGCGACGCCAAGCTCTACGAGATCGGGGCGGGCACCAGCGAGGTGCGCAGGCTTGTCATCGGCAGGGCCTTCAACGCCACCTTCAAGTAA